The following coding sequences lie in one Lepeophtheirus salmonis chromosome 11, UVic_Lsal_1.4, whole genome shotgun sequence genomic window:
- the LOC121126451 gene encoding uncharacterized protein → MIKKVVISLFLLSATSMAFPRLSTPNEKENTRCTLQRSKSAAGPLCFNEPECKNVCSKVTKEVCGPTTEQKCETKLKKSCNSTSFTPQEKCNDSLQTELREECRIVQKEECKPVLKEECNTITYDECKEAFEIINEEVCEEISSEHCETYNEQECRTLKEKECNTVLESQTQDNCKNIQDKECKLITITENETVYETRYSTECKSLNEDHCEIVIEDQIVQIPDHECSIIKERQCQTLWENVVEKNCVPSEESKCREENLETPSNFIEKKECSTTEEEKCETVQEEECIVIEEILCTNPSANNTGYNALETTYGVPEAPICRKVSREVCDFQPKNKCAKVPNTQCKLTPQSAPLKNPKKVCDEKPKESCKNVERKIPQEVCKDVSVAKCKPVLRDVTKKVPVQKCRKEPREECHNIPKQTPRVISREVTKNECRPVTRTICNPITRKVPKQSCKDIPRETCTIIPKEFCKKVPETNCKTISKNVGSEKNCKDMPRTECKMVPSKVCSTVPQQECTQVPRRVPKNKSCNKVSQEPICVDLPEEECSNVTVTKCSERLFDECKDKCENVYWCKVCV, encoded by the exons ATGATAAAGAAG GTTGTCATTAGTCTCTTCTTGCTCTCAGCAACGTCAATGGCCTTCCCTAGACTCAGTACTCCCaatgaaaaggaaaatacaAGATGTACTCTTCAAAGATCTAAATCTGCCGCCGGGCCACTTTGTTTCAATGAACCAGAATGTAAAAATGTATGCTCAAAGGTTACTAAAGAAGTCTGTGGGCCTACTACGGAGCAAAAGTGTGAAACAAAGCTGAAGAAATCGTGTAACTCCACGTCTTTCACCCCTCAGGAAAAGTGCAACGACTCTCTTCAAACAGAGTTGAGAGAGGAGTGTAGGATCGTTCAGAAAGAAGAATGTAAACCCGTGCTCAAAGAAGAGTGTAACACAATCACGTATGATGAATGCAAAGAAGCCTTTGAGATT ATCAATGAAGAAGTGTGTGAGGAAATATCTTCAGAACACTGCGAGACTTATAATGAACAGGAATGCAGAACCCTCAAAGAAAAGGAATGTAACACGGTTTTGGAATCTCAAACTCAAGACAACTGTAAAAATATTCAGGACAAAGAATGCAAATTGATTACGATAACTGAGAATGAGACAGTCTATGAAACTCGATATAGTACAGAGTGTAAATCTCTAAATGAGGATCATTGTGAAATAGTTATTGAGGATCAAATTGTGCAAATCCCGGATCATGAATGCAGTATTATAAAAGAAAGGCAATGTCAAACTCTCTGGGAGAATGTTGTCGAGAAAAATTGTGTTCCCTCAGAGGAATCAAAATGTCGAGAGGAAAACTTGGAAACCCCTTCTAATTTCATTGAGAAAAAAGAATGTAGCACAACTGAAGAAGAAAAGTGTGAAACTGTTCAAGAAGAGGAGTGCATAGTCATAGAAGAGATCCTCTGCACGAATCCTTCAGCGAACAACACTGGATATAATGCTTTAGAAACAACATATGGTGTCCCTGAAGCTCCAATTTGCAGAAAGGTTTCAAGGGAAGTATGTGATTTTCAACCCAAAAACAAATGTGCAAAGGTTCCTAATACCCAATGCAAGTTAACTCCACAAAGTGCCCCTCTCAAAAATCCCAAAAAGGTATGTGATGAAAAGCCCAAAGAGTCATGCAAAAATGTTGAGCGCAAAATTCCTCAAGAGGTGTGTAAAGATGTCTCTGTTGCCAAATGTAAACCTGTACTTCGAGATGTAACTAAAAAAGTTCCAGTTCAGAAATGCAGAAAAGAGCCTAGAGAAGAATGCCATAATATTCCAAAACAAACTCCTCGTGTTATTAGTAGAGAAGTAACTAAAAATGAATGTCGCCCAGTGACTAGGACTATTTGCAATCCAATCACTCGAAAGGTACCAAAACAATCTTGCAAAGATATCCCACGCGAAACCTGTACCATTATTCCCAAAGAATTTTGTAAGAAAGTCCCTGAAACCAATTGCAAAACAATCTCAAAGAATGTTGGTTCAGAAAAGAATTGCAAAGATATGCCTCGTACAGAGTGTAAAATGGTTCCCTCAAAGGTATGTTCCACCGTTCCACAACAAGAATGTACACAAGTTCCAAGGAGAGTCCCTAAGAACAAGTCCTGCAACAAAGTATCTCAAGAGCCAATCTGTGTTGATCTTCCAGAGGAAGAATGCTCAAATGTGACTGTGACGAAATGTTCTGAGAGATTATTTGATGAATGTAAGGACAAATGTGAGAATGTTTACTGGTGTAAGGTTTGTGTGTAG
- the LOC121125977 gene encoding uncharacterized protein: MTNNWKIFLVISFLSIAQIALSFPSPDYGNLPILTTAAPLLVAEEQDNPEAPVANEQEEDEGRCTLVRSSKPTGPLCFNEPICEESCEKATKKLCNPVDEQECVPRNETSCNTVYEEKCTDEFKTGTEQECKVVSEEQCKTLFTKQCDRVNEEQCQVVYDTVNENVCETQNTQKCETVNEQDCQTVYENQCSTVYDTETQENCQNVEDKECRMVSKTIEETVYETKYESQCQSAYENQCKTVYETKIEKVPDQECSTVQEKKCRKVWESTYDKKCATTYDSKCTQKLETSYKIVQDKKCANVIENKCQTIHEKRCKIVPETICSNPAESNTGYNVLETTYGVPSGPICKKVSRERCWNEPRTKCTKVPRTKCSFVPRKVAIKVPRQICKQEPKISCQKVARKIPREVCENHPVSKCKQILKDVARKVPTKKCQKVPKKQCQNIPKQVPRIIPKQVSKKECRPITKRICNPTTRQIPKQSCKNVPRESCSTVPRQSCSQVPETKCSTLPKQVPRKECRNVPRQECKEVPSQSCQNVPRQECKEVPRKVSQKSCKQVPQEVCIDVPQEDCHTVTRNQCTEMIFDKCENNCQDGFWCKVCA; the protein is encoded by the exons ATGACAAATAATTGGAAG atatttctCGTCATTTCATTCCTCTCAATTGCTCAAATCGCTCTATCCTTCCCATCTCCTGACTATGGGAACCTTCCAATATTGACAACAGCAGCCCCATTACTTGTAGCAGAAGAGCAGGATAACCCAGAAGCTCCAGTGGCAAATGAACAAGAAGAAGATGAAGGGAGATGCACTTTGGTCAGATCAAGTAAGCCCACAGGACCACTTTGCTTCAATGAGCCCATTTGTGAGGAGTCATGTGAAAAAGCTACAAAGAAGCTGTGTAACCCTGTCGACGAGCAAGAATGTGTACCACGGAACGAAACATCATGTAATACTGTGTACGAGGAAAAATGTACAGATGAATTTAAAACAGGCACAGAGCAAGAGTGCAAAGTCGTTTCAGAAGAGCAATGTAAAACTCTCTTCACCAAACAGTGTGATAGAGTCAATGAGGAACAGTGTCAAGTTGTATATGATACG GTCAATGAAAATGTATGCGAAACTCAAAACACCCAAAAATGTGAGACAGTAAATGAGCAAGACTGTCAAACAGTTTATGAAAATCAATGTTCCACTGTTTACGATACAGAAACTCAGGAGAATTGTCAAAATGTGGAGGATAAAGAATGTCGAATGGTTTCAAAAACCATCGAAGAAACAGTCTATGAAACCAAATATGAATCCCAATGTCAATCCGCCTATGAAAATCAATGCAAAACGGTCTATGAAACCAAGATAGAAAAAGTTCCAGATCAGGAATGTTCCACGGTTCAAGAGAAAAAATGCCGTAAGGTTTGGGAGAGTACCTATGATAAAAAGTGTGCCACAACCTATGATAGCAAATGCACTCAAAAGCTGGAAACATCCTACAAGATTGTTCAAGACAAAAAATGCGCAAATGTCATTGAGAATAAGTGTCAGACTATCCACGAAAAAAGATGTAAAATCGTCCCTGAAACAATTTGCTCCAACCCTGCTGAAAGTAATACTGGATACAATGTTTTGGAAACAACTTATGGAGTCCCTTCTGGTCCTATTTGCAAGAAAGTTTCCAGAGAAAGGTGCTGGAATGAGCCAAGAACTAAATGCACCAAAGTACCAAGAACTAAATGCTCCTTTGTTCCACGCAAGGTTGCCATCAAGGTTCCTCGACAAATCTGCAAGCAAGAACCAAAAATTTCCTGCCAAAAGGTGGCTCGCAAAATCCCAAGGGAAGTTTGTGAGAACCATCCTGTTTCCAAATGCAAGCAGATTTTGAAAGATGTTGCAAGAAAAGTACCCaccaaaaagtgtcaaaaagtcCCAAAAAAGCAATGTCAAAACATTCCAAAGCAAGTTCCTCGGATCATCCCTAAACAAGTCTCTAAAAAGGAATGCCGTCCCATCACCAAAAGGATCTGCAATCCCACAACTCGTCAAATCCCTAAGCAATCTTGTAAAAATGTTCCACGCGAGTCCTGCTCCACCGTTCCTCGTCAATCCTGCTCCCAAGTCCCAGAAACAAAGTGCAGTACTCTTCCCAAACAAGTTCCACGCAAAGAATGCCGAAATGTTCCTCGTCAAGAATGTAAGGAAGTCCCATCTCAGTCCTGTCAAAATGTTCCTCGTCAGGAGTGCAAGGAAGTTCCTAGAAAAGTGTCTCAAAAGTCATGTAAACAAGTACCTCAAGAAGTCTGCATTGATGTTCCCCAGGAAGACTGTCATACTGTAACTCGGAATCAATGCACGGAAATGATCTTTGATAAATGCGAAAACAACTGTCAAGATGGTTTCTGGTGCAAGGTCTGCgcataa